A section of the Triticum dicoccoides isolate Atlit2015 ecotype Zavitan chromosome 7A, WEW_v2.0, whole genome shotgun sequence genome encodes:
- the LOC119327347 gene encoding DNA-directed RNA polymerase III subunit RPC6-like, with amino-acid sequence MPPRKRPLEPSSGMPAQPDAKPVISPASKSTSAPAPAPASAPEILPASILNNLPGPEREVYKRIYEAGNKGMWSQDIRYAMKLAAPTLTKLTRALVQRGILKEVTDVRHRGKKVFMDARIEPSPEITGGTWYHNGQLDTDAVAAVRRRCLDQIDRLGAATPDMVHKGVEREDPRAGYAIDQIRDILQTMALDRVLEECRSTGEGEFSAVRAGRVCYRRGGAPQGGMIEGIPCGVCPRIDECSPDGVISPTTCVYYKKWLQMDF; translated from the coding sequence ATGCCGCCGCGGAAGCGCCCGCTGGAACCGTCCTCGGGCATGCCAGCCCAACCGGATGCCAAGCCCGTCATTTCTCCGGCCTCCAAATCCacctccgcccccgcccccgcccccgcctccgCGCCGGAGATCCTGCCTGCCTCCATCCTCAACAACCTCCCGGGGCCGGAGCGGGAGGTCTACAAGCGCATCTACGAGGCGGGCAACAAGGGAATGTGGAGCCAGGACATCcgctacgcgatgaagctcgccgccccgaccctcaccaAGCTCACCCGCGCCCTCGTCCAGCGGGGCATCCTCAAGGAGGTCACGGATGTCCGCCACCGCGGGAAGAAGGTCTTCATGGACGCCCGCATCGAGCCCTCCCCCGAGATCACCGGCGGAACCTGGTATCACAACGGCCAGCTCGATACCGACGCCGTGGCGGCCGTGCGCCGCAGGTGCCTGGACCAGATTGACAGGCTCGGCGCTGCCACCCCGGACATGGTCCACAAGGGCGTCGAGAGGGAAGACCCCAGGGCAGGGTACGCTATCGACCAGATCAGGGACATCCTGCAGACCATGGCGCTTGACAGGGTGCTGGAGGAGTGCAGGAGCACAGGGGAGGGGGAGTTTAGCGCTGTCAGAGCCGGGAGGGTGTGCTACCGGCGGGGTGGCGCGCCGCAGGGCGGCATGATAGAAGGGATTCCATGTGGGGTTTGTCCCAGGATCGATGAGTGCTCGCCGGATGGGGTCATCTCGCCAACCACTTGCGTCTACTACAAGAAGTGGCTGCAGATGGACTTCTAG